From the genome of Hymenobacter gelipurpurascens:
CTTTTTTGAAGGTTGTTCTAGGCCACTATTTCTGGCTGGCCCGGAAGAGCTTCTGCTTTTCATCTTTGGAAAGGCTCTCGTAGCCGGAGCGCGAAATCTTATCCAGAATTACATCAATTTCATCCTGCTCAGGCTTGGGTAGTGTGCCTTTTTTAGCTGGTGCGGCAGCGGGCGCGGCGGCGGCGCTGCGGTGCGTCACGCGTAGTCGGGGCCGGCCGCTTAGTAGCCCCCCCACAAAGTCGCCGACGGCTTGCACGGGACGGCCCAGGTCGCGGCCTGCTTGGAGCTGCTTGATGAACAGATAGCCTATCAGCGCGCCGCCAATGTGCGCAATACCGCCGCCAGGGTTGCCCTGGTTGATGGCAATAATGGAGAGCAGGATAACTACTGCCGCAATGTATTTGATGCGGACCGGCCCGAACAGAAACAGGTTGAATGTATACTCAGGCAACAGCGTGGCCGCCGCCATGATAATGGCCGTGACAGACGCCGAAGCACCCAGCAACGACACATTGGGGTAAATCCGTAAGGCCGGAATTAGGTTGAAAGCCAGAAGAAACAGAACAGCTCCCGCCAAGGCACCCAATACATAGAGGCTCACCAAGCGTCGGTCGCCCAGGTATTCGCGAACAAGAGCCCCAAACCAATACAGGTTCAGTAAGTTGAAAAGGATGTGAAAGAAGCCTTCGTGGGTGAAGGCATACGTGAACAACGTCCAGGGGTGCCGGAGCAACGAGGGCAAGTCGGCGGGCAGCTGAAACTGTCGCAGCACGTTTTCAAAATACACATCGGTTCCGGTCAGGAACATAATAGCTTTGACCAGAACCAGAAACACAAACACCAGCACATTGATCAGCAACAGTTGATTCAGCGCATTATCGCGGCGGCTGAACGCTGTGCGGATATCGTTGGCAATACTCATGGGTGGACGAAGAGAAGTAGAACAGAGAAACCGACCCGACCACTACCTAACGGTGCGCCGCCCGGGATGATGCAGGAAAGGGTCGCAATTTTCAGGCAAGCTTTCCGCTGGCACCTAGTTACTGCCAAGCTGGCGGATGGCGAGGCAAGTATACCATATCTACCCGGATACTGGCCTGGCCGCCTGGCCTACGCCTTAGTACATTCGGGTACGGTTGCGCTGCCAGAGCAGCACCAGCACCAAGCCCACCAGTAGGCCACCTAAGTGAGCAAAGTGGGCCACGTTGTCGCCGGGCGCACGCTGCACGCCGCTGTAAAACTCAAAAAGCCCATATAGTACCACAAAGTATTTGGCCTTGATAGGAAAAGGCAGCGGAAAAATCATGAGCGGCGTGTTCGGGAAGTAGAACGCAAACGCCAGCATAATCCCGAACAAGGCCCCCGAAGCGCCGACCATCGGACCACTCATGCTAGCCTGATAGATGTCTTCCATACTAGCCAAGGCACTTTGGATCAAGCCTGTATCATCGGGGGTGGCATGGAGCTGCCGGGCTACGGCGGCGTACCGATCCCGGTAGTTAGACATATTATTGTCCACGAAATCCATCAGGTTGATATCCGTCGGCTCTGAGCGGAACACCTCAATATCGTGGCGCATCTGCTGCACTTCGTAGGTGCGCAGGCCATTATACAACATCCCGGCGCCCAGCCCGCAAATCAGCCAGAACGTCAGGAAACGCCGGCCGCCCCAGCGCTGCTCCAGCATCGGCCCGAACACAATCAGGCCCAGCATATTGGAGAATATGTGGCCCAGATTAGCATGCATGAACATGTACGTCAGGAACTGCCAGGGCTGAAACAGAGGCGAACCTATGGGATACAGCGCCAAAAAGGACAATTGCCCGTTGATCTGCAAAGACAGAAAAAACACCACAACATTGGCGATGAGCAAGTTGCGGACCGTAGGCGTAAGTTGAAACATTGAATCGTTGATTTTCGCGGGTAAAGTGGCCTAGCACCTTGGCCTATACGAGAACTACTCAACAGTTGCTACCTAGGCTAGTGCAGTAAGTGGCCTAGGTAGCAACTATCAGCGGTTAAAGAAGGCCTGTAGCTCGCTTAGCTCCAGCAGCACCAGCGTGCGGCGGCCATCGGGGGTGTAGCTGGGTACAGAACAGGCAAACAACTTGTCTACCAAGGCCGTCATTTCAAATTCGGAGAGGCGGCTGCTGGCGGCGCTGGTGGCTACCCGGCGGGCCAGGGCGCGGGCCATCTGCTCGCGGCGGTCCAGCTTCACGGGCCCGGCGTGGTTGCGAAACTGCTCAATGAGGCCTTCCAGGAGCTCCTTCTCGTCGCGGGCCGGCACATCGGCCGGAATGCCTTCCACGGCAATGGTGTACTTGCCAAAATCGGTGAAGCGGAAGCCTAAAGCCTTTAGTGGCTCCTCTACTTCGCGCAGGATGGCAAAATCCTGGGGCGTAAACGTGACGGTACGCGGGAACAGCAGCGTCTGGGAAGCACTGGTTTCGCGCTCCAAAGCCTGCGCATACTGCTCAAACAGAATCCGCTCCCGCGCTGCCACCTGGTCAATCAGCATCACGCCCGATTTCACAGGCACCAGCAAATATTGCTGATGCAGCTGCAGCACTTTGTTGCCGGGCGCCACCGGAGCCGCCCGCAGCGGCAGCTCCGGCGAAGCGGCCGACGGCGCAGGCATTACAGTAAAGCCCTGCTCCGACTGGCCTACAGGCTCCGCTGGCAGCTCTAGGCCAGTTGGCAACATCAGCTCGGCGGGCGCCGGTGGAGTTTCCGCTTCCTCAGCTTGGCGGGCGGCGGCAATAGCAGCGGCGGAAGGCACAGGCACCCCGATAGCGGTGGCTTCGCGCTCCACATCGGGCACCTTCACTTGCTGCAGGCTTTTATAGAACTCCTCCAGCTCGCGCTTGGCTTGGTCGGTAGGCCTAGGCGGCAGCTGCCTTTCATACGCATCGGAACGGCCCGACCGGGACTCGCCTTTGCTGGGCGTACTCGCGGCGCGGGAAGCCGCGGAGGCCAGCGCATCGGGCTTAAAATCAGCTGCAAACGGATTCTGCTCGTTGCCGGACAGGCGTAGCGGCTGAATGGGAGCAAAATTCACGTCGCCCTCGAAATCCAGGGACGGGGCCATATTGTGCAGGCCCAGGCTCTGCTTCACGGCGGCCCGCACAATGGCGTACACGGTCTTCTCGTCCTCGAACTTGATTTCCGTTTTGGTGGGGTGCACGTTGATGTCGATGGTCTTGGGGTCGAGCTCCAGAAACAGCACGTAGAACGGGTGCGTGTCTTTGGGCAGCAGGCCCTCATAGGCCGTGAGCACGGCGTGGTTAAGGTAAGCCGAGCGGATGAACCGGTTGTTCACGAAGAAAAACTGGTCGCCCCTACTCTTCTTGGCTGATTCTGGCTTGCCGATGAACCCGCGCACCGAAATAAACGGCGTCACTTCCTCTACTTGCGCCAGCTGCTCCTTGTAGCCATTGCCCAACAATGACACAATCCGCTGGCTCAGCTTGCCGGCAGGCAGGTTGAACACTTCCAGGTCATTCTGGAAAAGCGAGAAGCCGATCTGCGGATTAGCCAGCGCCACGTGCTGAAACTCATCCAGAATATGCCGCATCTCTACCGCATTGCTCTTGAGGAAGTTGCGGCGGGCCGGCACATTAAAAAACAGGTTTTTCACCGCAATACTGGTGCCGTCGGGGCAGGCTACGGGCTGCTGACTCGTTATCTGAGAGCCTTCTACCAGCAGCAGGCTGCCGGTATCCTGGCCGCGTTGCTTGGTGCGCAGCTCCACTTGGGCCACGGCCGCTATACTGGCCAGGGCCTCTCCCCGAAACCCCAGCGTGCGGATACGAAACAGATCGTCGGTGGTGCGAATTTTGCTGGTAGCATGGCGCTCTAAGCTCATGCGTGCATCGGTGGCCGACATGCCGGTGCCGTTGTCCACAACTTGGACTAATTGTTTACCCGCTTCCTTGATGATGAGCTGCACCTGCGTGGCGCCGGCATCAACGGCATTTTCGAGTAGCTCTTTTACCGCGGAAGCGGGTCGCTGCACTACTTCGCCGGCCGCAATCTGGTTAGCTAAATATTCAGGAAGCAGTTGAATAATATCCGCCATATAGAACTAAAATCAGAGGAAAAACGAAGCGCTTTTACAGCTTCCAAAAGACAGCTATCCGCTTGATAACAACCAGCGTCGGGAAATTATCCGTAAGTTTACGGCCAACTTTTGTGTGTGCTGCATGAGACGGATTTCTCCGCTTATGCGTTGGAGGTTAGAAAGGCAGGGAACAGAAGGCCAACAGAAACGGCCCCCGCTCCACGCCGGAACCACCTCTTCACATGCTTCTATGAAGAGTCAAAAGTAGGGCTTTTGCCTCGCTTTTTACCTTATATCACCACTTAGCACGAACAACGGGAGCCGATGCTCAAAGACTTTCGGATTGGACTTTTCCTTTTAGTACTGGCCATTACGGGTCTGATCATTTCCTCCTCCGCTCCGCGCGCGGAAGAAGTGCGCCCCATGTCGGTAGCTGAACAGAACTGGGTGGATAGTGTCTTCAACTCGCTCACGCCCGACCAGCGCCTAGGCCAGTTGTTTATGGTGGCGGCTTACTCCAACAAGGACCGTAAGCACGTGCAGTACACGGAGTTTCTGGTAAAGAATTATGGCATTGGGGGCGTGATGTTCCTGCAGGGCGGCCCGCGCCGGCAGGCCATCTTGGCCAACCGCTACCAAGCCGCTTCTAAAGTGCCGCTGCTCGTAGCCATGGATGCCGAATGGGGCCTGGATATGCGCCTTGACAGCTCCATGCACTTCGCCAAGGGCATGACCCTAGGTGCCATGGACGACGACCAGTACGTGTACCAGATGGGCCGCGAAATTGCCCTCAAGATGAAGACGCTGGGCGTGCACGTGAGCTTCTCGCCGGTTATCGACGTCAACTCCAACCCCAGCAACCCCGTTATCGGCAACCGTTCTTTTGGGGAGATCAAGGAGCAGGTAGCCAAGCACGGAGTGGCCTACATCCGGGGCCTGCAGGATCATGGCATTATGGCTGTGGTAAAGCACTTCCCCGGTCACGGCGACACCGATGTCGACTCGCACGTAGCCTTGCCGGTTATCAATTCCGACATGGCCCGCCTGACCAATGTTGACCTCTACCCTTTCCAGAAGTCGTTTCAGGCGGGCGTAATGGGCGTGATGGTAGGCCACCTCTACATGCCGCTTCTTGATACAGTGCGGTCGTTATCAGCTACCATCTCCAAGAACCTTGTAACGGGGCTCCTAAAAGAGAAAATGGGCTACCGGGGCCTTGTCTTTACGGATGCCCTGAACATGAAGAGTGTATCCAGCCTCTACAAGCCCGGCGAACTAGATGCGCTGGCACTGGTAGCCGGCAACGATGTGCTCCTCTTCTCGGAAGATGTGCCGATGGCCATCCAGAAAATCAAGGAGACGCTGGCGGCTGGCCAACTCAACCAGGCCGATATAGACTCTCGGGTGCGGAAGATTTTGCGGGCCAAATATTGGGCCGGCCTCAACCGCTACCAGCCCATCGACTTGCCCAATCTGATGACAAACCTGAACCGGGCCACCAGCCGCACGGTGCAGCAACAGATTTATGAGCACGCCACCACGGTAGTGAAAAACGAGGACGACCTGCTGCCCTTCAGCCGGCTGGATACCGTGCGCATTGCCTCCGTTACCATTGGCTCCGATGCACTGACCTACAAGGAGATAATGGGTAAGTACCAGAACGGCCCCGTGTATGCGGTGCCCAACCGCTACGCCCCTGACTCTTCGTTCACGCGCCTGCTCACACGCCTCACGCCTTATAACGTAGTGGTAGTGAGCCTGCACAACATGAACAATACGCCTGCCCATAACTACGGTATTGGGGAAGGCGCCTTGAAATTCCTGAAAAACCTGCAGGCTAACCCGCGCGTCAAAACGGTGGTCATTGCCTTTGGCAATGCCTATGCCCTGAAGCACCTGGCCGATGCTCGCACCCTGGTATGTGGCTACGAAGACAACTATGCCTCGCAACTGGTAATGCCCCAGGTGCTGTTTGGTGCTCTGTCGGCTAAAGGGCGCTTGCCCGTTACGGTTTCGGAAACTCTGAAGGCAGGCCTAGGCGTACCAACGCCCGACCTCAAGCGCCTGCGCTACGGCACGCCGGAAGCCGTAGGCCTAGACTCGCGCGTACTCGCCCAGATTGACAACGTAGCGCTGGAATCAGTGGCCTACGCGGCCGCTCCGGGCTGCCAGGTGCTGGTGGCCAAGGATGGAATGGTGGTCTTTGATAAGAGTTACGGCTACTGCACCTACGATAAGTCGCAGCCAGTGAATAGTAGCACCCTGTACGATCTGGCTTCCGTAACGAAGGTTGCTGGTACGCTACAGGCTATCATGTACCTTAAAGACCAAGGCAAGCTCAACATTGATGACCGAGTAGCCTCCTACCTGCCGGAGCTGAAAGCCACAAACAAAAAGGACATGACGGTTCGGGAAGTATTGATGCACCAAGCCGGCTTGAAGCCAGGCATTAGTACCTGGGAGAAGACCATCACCAAAACAGGTCCTAAGCCAACGTTCTACGCCAGCACCGCTTCCCCCGAATTTTCCCGCGAAGTAACCCCCGACCTCTACAGCCTCAGAACCGCCGATGACTCTGTTTGGCGTTGGGTGCAGCGCTCCAGCTTGCTGCCTAAGGTGAAGGGCAAATACCCCGTAGAATACAGCGACCTGAGCTTCATTATCCTGAAGCGCGTAGCCGAGAAAGTGCTCCAGCAACCTATTGATGCTTTCCTGCAGAAGAATTTCTACCAGCCGCTAGGCCTAGGCACCATGACCTACAACCCGCTGGAGAAATTCCCCAAGTCGTGCATTGCGCCTACGGAGAACGACACGTACTTCCGGCGGGCCTTGCTGCAGGGCACCGTACACGACCAAACCGCCGCTATGGTGGGCGGTGTGGGCGGCCACGCGGGCTTATTCTCCAACGCCAACGACCTGGCTATTCTGATGGAGATGAACCTACAGAACGGCCGCTACGGTGGGCAGCGCTTCTTCCAGACGCCGGTAGTAACGGAGTTTGCCAACAGCAAAGAAGCCGGCAGCCGCCGGGGCCTGGGCTGGGACCGTGGCGACCCAAGCAAGCCCGAAGGCCCCACCAGCAACCTGTCGCCGGCCAGCACGTTTGGTCACACGGGCTTCACTGGCACCTGCGTCTGGATGGACCCCGAAAACAAAATCCTCTACATCTTTCTTTCTAACCGCGTGTACCCCGATGCCGGCAATAACAAGCTGCGTCAGTACAACATCCGCACCCGTATCCACGACGTAATTTATAAGTCGCTGCAGAAGACATGATCTGTTGTCCAGCTTTTCTGTTTCTTTGACCCGCAATCGGCGGTGAGGCGTTCTACGGAGCGACTTGCCGCCGATTTTTTGTAGCGCGAAGCTCCAGCCTCGCGCAGCGTACTGGCTCAACTGGTGTCGTTGCCAAACCTACTGCCCAACGCGGCGCAAAGCTGGAGCTTCGCGCCACTGCTCCCCCGCCCCATCATGAATATCGGCATTGTCTGTTACCCTACTTTCGGCGGCTCCGGCGTCGTGGCCACCGAACTAGGTAAAGCTTTGGCCCTTAAAGGCCACCGCGTCCACTTCATCACGTACAGCCAGCCGGTTCGCCTGGATTTCTTCAACGAGAACCTGTTCTACCACGAGGTCTATATTCCGCCATATCCGCTGTTCCAGTTTCCGCCTTATGAGCTAGCGCTGGCCAGCAAAATGGTAGACATTGTGCAGAACGAGAAGCTCGATGTATTGCACGTGCATTACGCCATTCCGCACGCTTCGGCGGCCTATATGGCCAAACAGATTCTCCTGACCAAAGGCATCCGCATTCCCGTTATCACCACGTTGCACGGCACCGATATCACGCTGGTGGGCAAAGACGCCAGCTATGAGCCCGTCGTGACGTTCAGCATTAACCAGTCAGATGGCGTGACGGCGGTTTCGGCGGATCTGCGCCGCGAGACCTACGAATACTTCGCTATTGAGAAGGACATTGAAGTGATTCCCAACTTCATCAACCTGGAGCGCTTCAAGAAGCAGAACAAAGGCCACTTTAAGGCGGCCATTGCGCCCGATGGTGAAAAGCTGCTGGTGCATACCAGTAACTTCCGCTCGGTGAAGCGCGTGGAGGATGTGGTGCACATTTTCGATGGTGTACGCAAGCAGACACCCGCTAAACTCCTACTGGTAGGCGACGGACCCGACCGGCCGCGCATCGAGAAAATCTGCCGCGACCTAGGCCTATTGAGCAACGACGTACGTTTCCTAGGGAAGCTGGAAGCCGTAGAGGAAGTGCTCAGCATTGCTGACTTATTCCTGATGCCTTCGGAAAAGGAAAGCTTTGGCCTGGCCGCGCTGGAAGCTATGTCGTGCGAGGTGCCGGTTATCAGCACGAATGCGGGCGGTATTCCGGAGCTGAACGTGCACGGCGTAACAGGCATGGTTAGCAACGTAGGCGACGTGGCCGACATGGTCAAAAATGCGCTCTATGTGCTCGACGACGAGAATCTGCCGCGATTCAAGGAAGCTGCCCGCGCCCGCGCCGAAGAATTCGCCGTCGACAACATCGTTCCACTCTACGAAGCCTGCTACCAGCGCGCCATTGCGGCCCAGCTGGCTGCCATACAGGCCTAGCACCTTCAGCAAGAAGCTGCATAAAAGCACCTCCTCCTGAGCGCAGCGAAGGATCTTGTCACGTTAGCACGAGGCGCTAGGCCAGTCGTTCCAGCGTGACAAGATCCTTCGCTCCGCTCAGGAGGACGTGCTTTTATGATCAAACGATACCCTAGGCCACTCTCCTGCCTCTATAGCTCCCGCACCCAGATGTTGCGGAAGCTAAGCGGCTCGCTCTTGTCGCCGTGCGATTGTAGCTTGATGGGTGACGGGCCGTGCGACTTATAGCTGGGCGGCCCAATGTACACCGTAGCGCCGGCCAGCTCCACGTTGTTCTGGACTACCACCCCATTGAACCACACCGTCACGCGGGCGGGCGTGAGCAGGGTACCGTCGGGCTTGAAGGTGGGCGCCGTCCAGAGCACGTCGTAGCTCTGCCATTCGCCGGGCTTGCGGGTGGGGTTGGCCAGCGGGATGCGCTGCTTATAGATGCTACCGGCCATACCATTCACGTAGGTTTTGTTCTGGTACGAGTCTAGAATCTGCAGCTCGTAGCCTAGGTCGCCTTTCCCCAACGAGGCCAGAAAAACGCCGCTATTGCCGCGCGCCTGCCCCGTACCGGAAATGTTGGCCGGCACGCGCCACTCTAGGTGCAGCTGGTAGTTGGTGAAGCTTTGCTTGGTTTCAATGTTGCCGGTGGCTTTGTCCACGGTAAATGCCCCGCTTGCTACCTTCCATTTGGCCGGCACATTGCGGTCATCCGCCGATACCCACTGGCTTAGATCTTTGCCATTAAAAAGCACCACGGCATCGGAAGGTGGCGGCAGGAAATTGGGGGTGGCCACCACGGCTTTGGGCACGGGCTCCCACACTTCCGTATCCTCGGGTTTGCCCGCCGGCTGGGTTTGGGCCTGACAGCCAATGCTCATGAGTAAGGCGACTACAAGTACGAACTGCTTCATGCGACCTGGGTTGATAGATGCGTACAACGGACTGGTATGGTCAATTCCTGATTTTTCATACGTCACACAACTGAACCGCCTGCCGCAACGAGGCCAGCTTGTCGGGTTTGGTGGGCATGAATTCCTGCGCTACGTAGCCTTTGAAACCGGTAGCCAGAATAGCGCGCATAATGGCCGGATAGTTCAGCTCCTGGGTTTCGTCTAGCTCATGGCGGCCCGGCACGCCAGCCGTGTGGTAGTGAGCAATGTAGTTATGGTGCTCGGTAAGGGTCCGGATAACGTCGCCCTCATTGATCTGCATGTGGTAGATATCGTAGAGCAGCTTGAAATGCTCAGAACCTAGCTTCTTCGCCAGCGCCACGCCCCAGGCGGTATGGTCACACTGGTAGTCTTTGTGGTCGATTTTGCTGTTGAGTAGCTCCATCACCAGCACCACCTTGTGCTTTTCAGCCAGCTTGAGGAGTGGCTGCAGGCCTTTGGCGCAGTTCTCTAGGCCAGTAGCATCCGACATGCCCCGCCGGCTCCCGCTGAAACAGATGAGGTTGGTGTAGCCCGCTTCCGCCACGCGCGGAATCATGGCAGCGTACTGCTTTTGCAGCTGGGCGTGGTAGCGCGGGTCGTTGAAGCCGTCGGTCAGGTTGATTTCGGCGCCGTTGCACATGGGCGAGTCGAGACCGTATTTCTTCAGCGTAGGCCAGTCGGCGGGTCCCACCAGATCAATACCTCGGATGCCCATTTCCTTGGCGGCGATGCACAACTGCTCTACCGACAAATCGGAAAAGCACCACCGGCACACCGACTGCTTGATGTTGTTTTTCAACCCCGTTTGCTTCTCGGTTTGCTTTTCATCGGGAGTGCACGCGCCGGCTACCCCCAGCGCCCCCACGGCAGCGGTGCTGGTGAGCAAGCCCTTCAGCGCGGCACGGCGGTTCCAGACAGCCATAGCTAGTTGGCCTGAGCCATGGAAGGCGCCGCTCCGTAGGCCACTGTATCGGAAGCTGGAGCGGTTTTTCGCTCTTTAAACAGCAGCAGAAACAGCAGCAGCACCACTACCGCAATACCCGCCGGAATCAGCCAGATCATGCGCCAGTCGTGTGTGCCTTCTGGAGTTTGGTAGGCATCAAAGATGCGACCCGAGAGCAGTGTCCCGATGAGCATGCCTACGCCATACGTAGCCAGTGTGATGAAACCCTGCGCCGAGCTTTTGAACCGCTCGCCGGCCAGGTTATCGGTGTAAATCTGACCCGTTACGAAGAAGAAATCGTAGCAGATACCATGCAGCACAATGCCCGCAATCAGCATCCAGTAGTTGCTTTCGCCATTGCCGTAGGCAAATAACACGTAGCGCAGTACCCACGCCAGCATCCCGATAGCCAGCATCTTCTTCACGCCCAACCGGCTAAACAGCACCGGAATCAGGAGCATAAACAGCACCTCCGACACCTGGCCTAGGCTCTGTACGCCGGCGGCCTTTTTCATGCCTACCTCATTCAGAAATGGGTTCGTGAAGCCGTAGTAGAAAGCCAGCGGAATACAGATGGCAATAGACGCCAGAAAGAAGATCAAATACGAGCGGTTCTTCAAAAGCCCGATGGCATCGAGGCCCAGCATATCACCCAGGGAGCTTGACTGACCAGATTTTACGGGTGGCGTAGCCGGTAGCGTAAAGCTGAACAGGCCTAGCAGCGCCGAAGCACCGGCTGCCATCAGAAAAGTAGCTTGCAGGCTACCGCTCTGCTCCCAGTTCAGCCAGCCAATGGTGAGGCCCGCCACAATCCAGCCCAGCGTGCCCAGCACCCGAATGGTAGCAAATTCTTTCTGTGGGTCCTGCATCTGCCGAAACGCAATGGAATTCACCAACGCCAGCGTGGGCATATACAGCACCATATAGGTCAGGATATTCGGGTAAAAGCTACCGAAGTCCGGCGACTGGGAGGCGCGCCACAACAGCGCCGCGCCCGCTAGGTGCAGCACGCCCAGAATCTTCTGCGCTGAGAAAAACCGGTCGGCAATTAGGCCAATGATGAATGGCGCCACAATGGCCCCGATGGACTGCGTCAGGAACGCTACGCCTACCTGCGTGCCTGTAGCGCTCAGGTTACGCAGCAGATATGTACCCAACGTCACGAACCACGCGCCCCAGATGAAAAACTCCAGGAACATCATAATGGACAGCTTAATCCGGGTGGTGGCGGTCATGGGCAGCGGGAATTATGGGTAGGTAGATAGCGGGAAGAAAGGGGCAATTGGCCTACTTCAGGCTGAGAATGTAGCGGGTCATCTCCTGGGCGTCGGCTTCGGAGATGTTGGGGTGAGGCGTCATGGCGATGTCGCCCCAGTTGCCTTTGCCGCCGCTAATGATTTTGCCCGCCAGCATTTTGACGTTGGCATCGGTGGCGGGGTATTTCAGCGCCACATCGTGGTAGGCAGGGCCCAGCAGCTTCTCGTTTTCGCGGTGGCAGCTGGCGCAGTCGGCACCTTCCATCAGCTTGGCGCCCGTGGCTACGGCTCCGCCTGTCGGGGCCGTTCCGATTTTGGTGACGTTGGTATCTACCTGAGGCTGACGCGCTACAGCCGTTACGTTGGCACCCGTGGTGCTGTCGTTGGCCAGGTTATAGTCGGGCTCCGCCAGGGTGTATTTCTCCTGGGTCTTGGGTTTATCCGGATTGCAGGCGGCCAGGCCAGTGCAAAGGCTGAGTAGCAGAAATACTTTTTTCATAGCACAGAAAGAGTAAGCTAGAGGCCTAGCAGCGTTTTATTGAAGGTTTCATCAGTTCCCGAGGCGGCGAAATCGTCGAAGGCTTTGTCGGTTACCCGAATGATATGGTCGCGGATGAAGGCCGCGCCTTCGCGGGCGCCATCTTCGGGGTGTTTGAGGGCGCATTCCCACTCCAATACGGCCCAGCCGGGAAAATCGTATTGGGCCATCTTGCTGAAAATGGCCTTGAAATCTACCTGTCCATCGCCGAGAGAGCGGAACCGGCCGGCGCGGTCCACCCAGCTTTGGTACCCGCCATACACGCCCTGCCGCCCCGTGGGGTTGAACTCAGCATCCTTGACGTGAAACATCCTGATGCGCTCATGATAGATATCAATGTACTCCAGATAATCGAGGCATTGCAGTACGAAATGTGAGGGGTCGTAGAGCAGGCAGGCGCGGGCGTGGTGGCCTACCTTATCCAAGAACATTTCGTAGCTGATGCCATCGTGCAGGTCTTCGCCCGCATGCACTTCGTAGCAAACATCCACGCCGCATTCGTCAAACGTGTTCAGGATGGGCAGCCAGCGCTTGGCTAACTCCGTGAAGCCTGTTTCCACCAAGCCAGCCGGGCGCTGGGGCCACGGGTACACCATCGGCCACAGCAGGGCACCGCTGAAGGTGGCGTGAGCGGTCAGGCCGAGGTTTTGGGAGGCTTTGGCGGCATACTTGAGCTGCTGCACGGCCCACTCCTGCCGCGCCTTGGGGTTGTTGCGCACAGCTGCGGGAGCAAAGCCATCAAACAGCTGGTCGTACACCGGGTTCACGGCCACCAGCTGGCCCTGCAGGTGCGTAGAGAGCTCCGTGATTTCCAGACCAGCGGCCTGCACTTTGCCTTTCAACTCATCGGCGTAGGTTTTGCTTTCGGCGGCTTTTTGCAGATCTATGAAGCGGCTATCTAGCGTGGGCAGCTGCACGCCTTTGAAGCCCAGGCCACTTGCCCACTGGCAAATAGCCTCC
Proteins encoded in this window:
- the bshA gene encoding N-acetyl-alpha-D-glucosaminyl L-malate synthase BshA; amino-acid sequence: MNIGIVCYPTFGGSGVVATELGKALALKGHRVHFITYSQPVRLDFFNENLFYHEVYIPPYPLFQFPPYELALASKMVDIVQNEKLDVLHVHYAIPHASAAYMAKQILLTKGIRIPVITTLHGTDITLVGKDASYEPVVTFSINQSDGVTAVSADLRRETYEYFAIEKDIEVIPNFINLERFKKQNKGHFKAAIAPDGEKLLVHTSNFRSVKRVEDVVHIFDGVRKQTPAKLLLVGDGPDRPRIEKICRDLGLLSNDVRFLGKLEAVEEVLSIADLFLMPSEKESFGLAALEAMSCEVPVISTNAGGIPELNVHGVTGMVSNVGDVADMVKNALYVLDDENLPRFKEAARARAEEFAVDNIVPLYEACYQRAIAAQLAAIQA
- a CDS encoding 3-keto-disaccharide hydrolase translates to MKQFVLVVALLMSIGCQAQTQPAGKPEDTEVWEPVPKAVVATPNFLPPPSDAVVLFNGKDLSQWVSADDRNVPAKWKVASGAFTVDKATGNIETKQSFTNYQLHLEWRVPANISGTGQARGNSGVFLASLGKGDLGYELQILDSYQNKTYVNGMAGSIYKQRIPLANPTRKPGEWQSYDVLWTAPTFKPDGTLLTPARVTVWFNGVVVQNNVELAGATVYIGPPSYKSHGPSPIKLQSHGDKSEPLSFRNIWVREL
- a CDS encoding hydroxypyruvate isomerase family protein, producing MAVWNRRAALKGLLTSTAAVGALGVAGACTPDEKQTEKQTGLKNNIKQSVCRWCFSDLSVEQLCIAAKEMGIRGIDLVGPADWPTLKKYGLDSPMCNGAEINLTDGFNDPRYHAQLQKQYAAMIPRVAEAGYTNLICFSGSRRGMSDATGLENCAKGLQPLLKLAEKHKVVLVMELLNSKIDHKDYQCDHTAWGVALAKKLGSEHFKLLYDIYHMQINEGDVIRTLTEHHNYIAHYHTAGVPGRHELDETQELNYPAIMRAILATGFKGYVAQEFMPTKPDKLASLRQAVQLCDV
- a CDS encoding nucleoside permease; its protein translation is MTATTRIKLSIMMFLEFFIWGAWFVTLGTYLLRNLSATGTQVGVAFLTQSIGAIVAPFIIGLIADRFFSAQKILGVLHLAGAALLWRASQSPDFGSFYPNILTYMVLYMPTLALVNSIAFRQMQDPQKEFATIRVLGTLGWIVAGLTIGWLNWEQSGSLQATFLMAAGASALLGLFSFTLPATPPVKSGQSSSLGDMLGLDAIGLLKNRSYLIFFLASIAICIPLAFYYGFTNPFLNEVGMKKAAGVQSLGQVSEVLFMLLIPVLFSRLGVKKMLAIGMLAWVLRYVLFAYGNGESNYWMLIAGIVLHGICYDFFFVTGQIYTDNLAGERFKSSAQGFITLATYGVGMLIGTLLSGRIFDAYQTPEGTHDWRMIWLIPAGIAVVVLLLFLLLFKERKTAPASDTVAYGAAPSMAQAN
- a CDS encoding c-type cytochrome, which produces MKKVFLLLSLCTGLAACNPDKPKTQEKYTLAEPDYNLANDSTTGANVTAVARQPQVDTNVTKIGTAPTGGAVATGAKLMEGADCASCHRENEKLLGPAYHDVALKYPATDANVKMLAGKIISGGKGNWGDIAMTPHPNISEADAQEMTRYILSLK
- a CDS encoding sugar phosphate isomerase/epimerase family protein, whose protein sequence is MKTIKGPAIFLAQFISDTPPFNSLEAICQWASGLGFKGVQLPTLDSRFIDLQKAAESKTYADELKGKVQAAGLEITELSTHLQGQLVAVNPVYDQLFDGFAPAAVRNNPKARQEWAVQQLKYAAKASQNLGLTAHATFSGALLWPMVYPWPQRPAGLVETGFTELAKRWLPILNTFDECGVDVCYEVHAGEDLHDGISYEMFLDKVGHHARACLLYDPSHFVLQCLDYLEYIDIYHERIRMFHVKDAEFNPTGRQGVYGGYQSWVDRAGRFRSLGDGQVDFKAIFSKMAQYDFPGWAVLEWECALKHPEDGAREGAAFIRDHIIRVTDKAFDDFAASGTDETFNKTLLGL